Within Vicia villosa cultivar HV-30 ecotype Madison, WI linkage group LG1, Vvil1.0, whole genome shotgun sequence, the genomic segment tcttccagctagatctctccatttctgagcatactccttgaaactttccttgggtcccatagacatgctttgtagttgcatgcgagttggtgcgagatcggaattatattggtattgcttatagaaggcaacaactaaatcttcccaagtatggatgttggtactttccagttgatagtaccattcgagttgagttccagataagctttcctgaaagaaatggatccagagcctcttatcatcagtgtgaggctgaatcttcctcacataagacctcaagtgtattttaggacaagagactccatcatacttagcaaaggcgggagttttgaattttggaggaataacgaccccaggaacaagtccaagctcttcaaaatccagcccaggtatcttctgaatttccatgcttctcagacgctcttctaacatcttgtatttgtcatcgggatgttcgtcctcatggtaataatcctcttcttcttcagagagtttggaagactcgtggttactttttgcatcggttttgacactaacatcatcatcttgctcatcctcatcactgtcttcagaggtttcagcatccctgagttgcaagatcggtctaagctttttcacctgagtcttcttacccttcttcttcttctttttagtcagcatggctttcagctcttcttgccccttggacaaattcagaatcaaggcttggaactcagtgttttgagcttggagatccttaactgattgttcgagatccatgatgctgaaataaacagcgaggaaagatgagagacctattgtaagaaacctgttatgcgatgttatgaatgcaaatgcaatgctttcaaggatctataggaaatttagttagcaacattaggaaGTGATTTAGTCGCGTCTTTGTCcgaagaattctgaatttcgtctttgaacatccttctttgagaatcaagctcaccatatcgagtgggtcatcgcctctgattcgggatacttccgaactggaaggtacgtggccagaggaaaataaatcctcttgccccttgattaggtactGAGTCTATGAATTGGAagatatgtggccagaggaaaataaatcctcttgcccctagataggaattcagtccttaataagagcacctgaaattgtgcgccctaaatccctaagatccttgaaagggttagttaaatcatgttatgcttatgatgtcatgatgtcatgatgtcatgcgaatgcagttcattagtcatagtgtgagatagtaaggacaaacaggtcctctcaacaaaacctgcgaggaaatgaaggttagtagcaaacacaaacaagtcacacaagtcacgcaagtcacacaagtcacacaatttttggcttaaggcttgcatggagtctgatcaggtgtccttccca encodes:
- the LOC131625856 gene encoding uncharacterized protein LOC131625856, with amino-acid sequence MDLEQSVKDLQAQNTEFQALILNLSKGQEELKAMLTKKKKKKGKKTQVKKLRPILQLRDAETSEDSDEDEQDDDVSVKTDAKSNHESSKLSEEEEDYYHEDEHPDDKYKMLEERLRSMEIQKIPGLDFEELGLVPGVVIPPKFKTPAFAKYDGVSCPKIHLRSYVRKIQPHTDDKRLWIHFFQESLSGTQLEWYYQLESTNIHTWEDLVVAFYKQYQYNSDLAPTRMQLQSMSMGPKESFKEYAQKWRDLAGRVKPSLADREMVDMFMNTLTGPFYSHLLGSSSSGFTELILTGERVESGIRSGKIQVATSSGTIKKSYNGRNESDTVGAILVSNQASIQQQNNQRKQSASKRQFTKINMSLTQALQHLLKAELLIQIAPHPNPNTSSPRYNPNARCAYHSNSHGHDTDNCWTLKNKIQDMIDAGEIKFDPPATPNVITAPMPNHNKSANTVDG